One Eubacteriales bacterium mix99 genomic window carries:
- a CDS encoding ABC transporter substrate-binding protein, translating into MKRRLVSILLVVFLLLLAGCGRGSETGVVEKSAKPTKASDQADDKAKDKDEGEKAENQIVVGNTTEMSGDWIPYWQNNAADKDVYEMITGQGLVETTKDGKFVINDTVVKDHEIKENEDGSKTYVWTINDGLVYDDGSPINAKDYVTSYLFWSSPQVGDAGAENSYGYYLKGWKEFSGGESKVFSGVRLTGEKTFEVTLSADELPYFYELDAVAAKPTKLSFWTDDQVDIKDDGEGCYFTDNFTTDAYKEKFNQARRAIPRPSSGAYVLKSYDESSKTAVLEINDKYPGNREGQKPSIQKVIMKKVNQDTQFDELSTHAVDLLFQAASGDDINAGLDLVQKGGFAYTKYPRSGYGMIQFSCDFGPTQFVEVRQALAHLLDRNDFANSFTGGFGSVVNGPYGESMWFYQETKAELNEKLDQYAYSLDKAKELLEKGGWIYDEKGNKYQSGTRYKKMDDGSLMPLVINWASSEKNDVSEMLVVKLMKNPDVAAAGMEIHQTVMTFPELLNWLYRDGSEDAKYAVPTYHMFNLASGFTPAYNLMTQYTNDPKFLEQGTNTNFIKDEKLARLAKDMVKVDPEDKETYKKNFVAFIQRWNELMPDIPLYSNIYHDFYAEKLKDYEKNDLMELVDALLYAHVE; encoded by the coding sequence ATGAAGAGAAGACTGGTATCCATTCTTCTGGTTGTATTTCTGCTGCTTTTGGCAGGATGCGGGAGGGGCAGTGAGACCGGTGTGGTGGAGAAGTCCGCCAAGCCAACAAAGGCATCGGATCAGGCGGACGATAAGGCGAAGGACAAAGACGAAGGGGAAAAGGCAGAAAATCAGATTGTCGTGGGGAATACCACGGAAATGTCCGGTGACTGGATTCCCTATTGGCAGAACAACGCAGCAGACAAGGATGTTTATGAGATGATTACCGGTCAGGGTTTGGTGGAGACCACCAAGGACGGGAAGTTTGTCATCAATGATACGGTTGTGAAAGATCATGAGATCAAGGAAAACGAAGATGGATCCAAAACTTATGTCTGGACCATCAACGATGGCCTAGTATATGACGACGGATCCCCTATCAACGCGAAGGATTATGTGACGTCTTACCTGTTCTGGTCTTCTCCTCAGGTCGGGGACGCCGGCGCAGAGAACTCCTATGGATATTATCTGAAAGGATGGAAAGAGTTTTCCGGTGGAGAATCCAAGGTGTTTTCCGGTGTCCGGCTCACCGGTGAGAAAACCTTTGAAGTCACCCTCTCCGCAGACGAGCTTCCTTACTTCTATGAGCTGGATGCAGTGGCCGCCAAACCGACGAAGCTGTCCTTCTGGACAGACGATCAGGTGGACATCAAGGACGACGGCGAAGGATGCTACTTTACCGACAACTTTACAACGGATGCCTATAAGGAGAAATTCAATCAGGCGAGAAGGGCGATCCCCCGTCCTTCCAGCGGAGCTTATGTTCTGAAAAGCTATGATGAATCCTCCAAGACAGCGGTGCTGGAAATCAATGATAAATATCCTGGAAACCGTGAAGGGCAGAAGCCTTCCATTCAAAAAGTCATTATGAAGAAAGTAAATCAGGATACCCAATTTGATGAGCTGTCCACCCACGCTGTAGATCTGTTGTTCCAGGCGGCAAGCGGGGACGATATCAATGCCGGGCTGGATCTGGTGCAAAAAGGCGGATTTGCTTATACGAAGTATCCCCGTTCCGGCTATGGCATGATTCAGTTTTCCTGCGATTTTGGTCCAACCCAGTTTGTGGAGGTTCGTCAGGCTCTTGCACACCTGCTGGATCGGAATGATTTTGCCAATTCCTTTACCGGCGGCTTTGGCTCTGTGGTAAATGGCCCTTATGGGGAGTCCATGTGGTTTTACCAGGAGACCAAGGCGGAGCTGAACGAAAAGCTGGATCAATACGCCTATAGCCTGGATAAGGCAAAGGAGCTTCTGGAGAAAGGCGGATGGATCTATGATGAAAAAGGCAATAAATATCAGTCCGGCACCCGCTACAAGAAGATGGACGACGGAAGCCTTATGCCTCTGGTCATTAATTGGGCTTCTTCCGAGAAAAATGATGTTTCCGAGATGCTGGTGGTAAAACTGATGAAAAATCCGGATGTGGCTGCGGCAGGAATGGAAATCCATCAGACCGTGATGACCTTCCCGGAGCTGCTGAACTGGCTTTACCGGGACGGTTCGGAGGATGCAAAATATGCAGTTCCCACCTATCATATGTTTAACCTGGCATCCGGCTTTACTCCGGCATATAATCTTATGACCCAATACACGAATGATCCCAAATTCCTGGAACAGGGCACCAATACCAACTTCATCAAGGATGAAAAGCTTGCCAGGCTGGCAAAGGACATGGTGAAGGTGGATCCGGAAGACAAGGAGACATACAAGAAGAACTTTGTGGCCTTTATTCAAAGATGGAATGAACTGATGCCGGATATTCCGCTGTACTCCAATATCTATCATGACTTCTATGCTGAGAAGCTGAAGGATTACGAAAAGAACGACTTAATGGAACTGGTGGATGCCCTGCTCTATGCCCACGTGGAATAA
- a CDS encoding ABC transporter permease, which translates to MGKYVVKRVLYMIFVFFIMSFVLFSLYNMIPGDPARSQLEMVKSKLDPHEYQVRYQKLRADLGLDDPIPIRYGKWMGSILQGDFGKSFIYRRPVLDVVKQPLKNTIFINVFSVILALAITIPLGIHCAVKRNSLFDKVVQVLTIVGYSIPVFIISLLFIFLFAVVLHWFPVSGMSTADFKGTPVRLFLDRLWHLVLPLAVMTVGSLGGMTRYVRAAMSDALSMDYIKTARAKGLKEKVVIYSHAWRNALLPVITLIIGWFLSIFSGSLVVETMFNWNGMGKFYMDSLNNQDYNVALAIQMFYIVVSLVGYLITDLSYGLVDPRVRVNQ; encoded by the coding sequence GTGGGGAAGTATGTTGTAAAAAGAGTCCTGTATATGATATTTGTTTTTTTTATTATGTCCTTTGTTCTGTTTTCCCTGTATAATATGATCCCGGGGGATCCGGCCCGAAGCCAGCTGGAGATGGTGAAGAGCAAGTTGGATCCGCATGAATATCAGGTCCGGTATCAAAAGCTGCGGGCGGATTTGGGACTGGATGATCCCATTCCGATTCGATATGGAAAATGGATGGGCAGTATTCTGCAGGGAGACTTCGGAAAATCCTTTATTTATCGGCGCCCGGTACTGGATGTGGTGAAGCAGCCGCTGAAGAACACCATATTCATCAATGTGTTTTCTGTCATTCTCGCATTGGCCATTACCATTCCTTTGGGAATTCACTGTGCAGTGAAACGGAATTCCCTGTTTGATAAGGTCGTACAGGTTCTGACCATCGTCGGATACAGTATTCCGGTCTTTATCATCAGCCTTTTGTTCATCTTCCTGTTTGCCGTCGTTCTGCATTGGTTCCCGGTAAGTGGGATGAGCACGGCAGATTTCAAGGGTACGCCGGTTCGGTTGTTTCTGGACAGGCTGTGGCATCTGGTATTGCCCCTGGCGGTGATGACCGTCGGCTCATTGGGAGGGATGACAAGGTATGTCCGCGCTGCCATGTCGGATGCCCTGAGCATGGATTACATCAAGACGGCAAGGGCCAAGGGCCTGAAGGAGAAGGTCGTCATTTATTCCCATGCATGGAGGAATGCCCTGCTCCCCGTTATCACATTGATTATCGGATGGTTTCTCAGTATTTTTTCCGGTTCCCTGGTGGTGGAAACCATGTTCAACTGGAACGGGATGGGAAAGTTCTATATGGATTCCCTGAACAATCAGGATTATAATGTGGCGCTGGCCATTCAGATGTTTTATATTGTTGTTTCACTTGTGGGCTATCTGATCACGGACCTGAGCTACGGATTGGTTGATCCAAGGGTCCGGGTGAATCAGTAA
- a CDS encoding ABC transporter permease subunit, producing MSINVNGETRKKKPGFLRLLFAKLFQGKKKMSILEEEQLQSPFRTVLNNFRDNKVSMSALIVFLMIFVVALVVPYFLPLDLSYSDTSQQNLPPGRNMMSYPRGSNGKVSVISTGPSFSVGASTDGKLFIWGKTGITSKIDVKYVPANMGKIVDLVAGYDHILALNDQGKLFAWGNGRQGQTQIPPDVEQLDDIREIKAGNQSSVVLSEDGTSYFFGNDMNNDYNAFHPYQGQLAQVELTSDAVLGRTTDGKAVYLGSMKNGYSEIPKNMGNVTDIAATSSTMAAVNDQGEVFVWGNISQKWKENQVPKTKSRIVALQGGKNHYTAVTEDGEVVAWGADQYHQATVPKSLQGTKVSAVYTGFFQNYAITKDGSIKTWGLKGYPLGSDEMGRDILTRLVNGGRMSIMVGGVAVIISTIIGVLIGSISGYFGGKIDTVLQRITEMIVSLPFLPFVMILSALIGNSMGSNQKVWLIMVILGFLSWPNLARLVRAQVLSVREQEYVVAARSVGVKKRNIVFKHILPNVISVILVSATLDFATCMLTEATLSFLGFGVPAPQPTWGNMLYGANSSIVIQNYWWRWVFASIVLGICVICINLIGDGLRDAIDPKSQER from the coding sequence ATGAGCATAAATGTAAATGGTGAAACGAGAAAGAAAAAGCCCGGTTTCCTGCGCCTCCTGTTTGCAAAACTGTTTCAGGGGAAAAAGAAAATGTCCATATTGGAAGAGGAGCAGCTGCAAAGCCCGTTTCGAACGGTTCTCAACAACTTTCGGGACAATAAGGTTTCCATGTCCGCGCTGATTGTTTTTTTAATGATCTTTGTTGTTGCTCTGGTTGTTCCCTATTTTCTTCCCCTGGATTTGTCCTATTCGGACACCAGTCAGCAAAATCTGCCTCCCGGCAGGAACATGATGAGTTATCCGAGAGGCTCGAATGGAAAGGTATCAGTGATATCCACCGGCCCCTCCTTTTCGGTTGGGGCGTCTACGGATGGCAAGCTGTTTATCTGGGGGAAAACCGGGATCACCAGTAAAATTGATGTAAAATATGTTCCGGCCAACATGGGAAAGATTGTAGACCTTGTTGCCGGATACGATCATATTCTGGCGTTGAACGATCAGGGAAAGCTTTTTGCCTGGGGCAATGGCAGGCAGGGGCAAACACAGATTCCACCCGACGTGGAGCAGCTGGACGACATCCGGGAAATCAAGGCAGGGAATCAAAGCTCTGTGGTATTGTCCGAAGATGGAACCAGTTACTTTTTTGGAAATGACATGAATAATGACTACAATGCCTTTCACCCATATCAGGGTCAGCTGGCTCAGGTGGAGCTGACCTCCGATGCTGTTCTGGGGAGGACGACGGATGGGAAGGCCGTGTATCTGGGCTCCATGAAAAACGGATATTCCGAAATCCCGAAGAATATGGGCAATGTTACGGATATTGCCGCCACTTCTTCCACCATGGCTGCAGTCAACGATCAGGGGGAAGTGTTTGTATGGGGCAACATTTCGCAGAAGTGGAAGGAAAACCAGGTCCCGAAAACAAAAAGCAGGATTGTCGCCCTGCAGGGCGGTAAAAATCATTACACCGCCGTTACTGAAGACGGGGAAGTGGTTGCCTGGGGAGCGGATCAGTACCATCAGGCAACGGTGCCGAAATCCCTTCAGGGAACAAAGGTATCCGCGGTTTATACCGGATTCTTTCAAAATTATGCCATTACCAAAGACGGCAGCATCAAAACCTGGGGATTGAAGGGGTACCCGCTTGGTTCCGATGAAATGGGAAGGGATATCCTTACAAGATTGGTGAACGGCGGGCGCATGTCCATCATGGTAGGCGGTGTGGCGGTTATCATTTCCACCATTATCGGCGTTCTTATCGGGAGTATATCCGGCTATTTTGGAGGAAAGATCGATACTGTCCTGCAGCGGATCACAGAGATGATCGTTTCGCTGCCGTTCCTGCCCTTTGTCATGATACTGTCCGCATTGATCGGGAACTCCATGGGTTCCAATCAAAAGGTGTGGCTCATTATGGTGATACTGGGTTTTTTGTCCTGGCCCAATCTGGCCCGGCTGGTGCGCGCACAGGTGCTTTCCGTGAGGGAACAGGAGTACGTAGTTGCTGCCCGGTCGGTGGGAGTGAAGAAAAGAAATATTGTATTTAAGCACATTCTTCCAAATGTCATATCCGTCATACTGGTTTCGGCAACCCTGGATTTTGCCACCTGTATGCTCACTGAAGCAACGTTGTCCTTTCTGGGCTTTGGTGTTCCGGCACCGCAGCCGACATGGGGGAATATGTTGTATGGCGCAAACAGCAGCATCGTGATACAGAATTATTGGTGGAGATGGGTGTTTGCCTCCATTGTGCTGGGGATATGCGTGATCTGCATAAATCTGATCGGCGATGGTTTGAGAGATGCCATTGATCCGAAATCTCAGGAAAGGTAG
- a CDS encoding ABC transporter ATP-binding protein produces the protein MALLEVKDLHTYFKTKRGTVKAVNGVSYSVEPGRTLGIVGESGSGKSVSAMSIIKLLDGNGYIDSGEILFEGRDLVKVPVNQMSGIRGNDVSVIFQEPMTSLNPVFTVERQVGEPFMIHQGLTRKQASQKVIEELSLVKIPNPEAVAKQYPHQLSGGMRQRVMIAMALACRPKLLIADEPTTALDVTIQAQILKLMNELKSEIDTSILFITHDLGVICEMADDVAVMYCGEVVEYASARTIFSKTPHFSHPYTEGLMFSIPRLDMPVGTRLEAIPGSVPHPLDLPKGCKFAPRCKYATDRCREKPPELTEVEPGHTVRCFYPDMEVRTNG, from the coding sequence ATGGCATTATTGGAAGTAAAGGATCTGCATACGTACTTTAAAACAAAACGTGGAACCGTAAAGGCAGTAAACGGTGTGTCCTATTCCGTGGAACCCGGCCGGACCCTGGGAATTGTCGGGGAGAGCGGCAGCGGGAAAAGCGTTTCCGCCATGAGCATAATCAAGCTGCTGGACGGCAACGGATATATCGACAGCGGGGAAATCCTTTTTGAAGGCAGGGACCTGGTCAAGGTCCCGGTGAATCAGATGTCCGGAATTCGTGGAAATGACGTATCCGTCATATTCCAGGAACCCATGACGTCGCTGAATCCGGTGTTTACCGTGGAGAGACAGGTGGGAGAACCGTTTATGATCCATCAGGGGCTGACGAGAAAGCAGGCGTCCCAAAAGGTGATCGAGGAATTATCCCTGGTAAAAATACCAAACCCGGAAGCAGTAGCAAAACAATATCCCCATCAGCTCTCCGGGGGCATGCGGCAGAGGGTGATGATTGCCATGGCTCTGGCCTGCCGGCCCAAATTGCTGATTGCGGATGAGCCGACCACTGCACTGGACGTAACCATACAGGCGCAGATATTGAAGCTGATGAATGAACTGAAAAGTGAAATTGACACCTCCATTCTGTTCATTACCCACGATCTGGGTGTGATCTGTGAAATGGCGGATGATGTGGCAGTGATGTATTGCGGGGAAGTGGTGGAGTATGCTTCTGCAAGAACCATTTTTTCAAAAACGCCGCACTTTTCTCACCCCTATACAGAGGGACTGATGTTTTCCATTCCGAGACTGGATATGCCGGTGGGCACCAGACTGGAAGCCATACCGGGGTCCGTACCCCATCCATTGGATCTTCCGAAAGGCTGCAAGTTTGCTCCCAGATGCAAATATGCCACCGACCGGTGCAGGGAAAAGCCGCCGGAACTGACGGAAGTTGAGCCGGGTCATACCGTACGCTGTTTCTATCCCGATATGGAGGTGAGAACCAATGGATAA
- a CDS encoding ATP-binding cassette domain-containing protein, producing the protein MAALESTLKDKGKSEAEIKKDTVDNRKAIDQKESRLAKEEAVLQEVRNRIYKMMEQYRSHPDFEKYEAYRDKGINLTRLTEEEMRTLRKDLQLIFQDPYSSLNPRMTVGQIITEGLLAHKMFHRNDKKLQGYVMDTMEKCGLAPYFIHRYPHQFSGGQRQRIGIARSVALNPKFIVCDEAVSALDVSIQSQIINLLLDLKERQNLTYLFISHDLSVIKYISDRVGVMYLGNIVELAETKELYDAPMHPYTEALLSAIPTTDIEDKKKDVILEGDIPSPIHPPAGCKFHTRCRYATEICSKRVPEMKEARPGHFVACHHRLNQGNG; encoded by the coding sequence CTGGCTGCGCTGGAATCCACGTTAAAGGATAAGGGAAAAAGTGAAGCGGAAATCAAAAAGGATACGGTGGACAACCGGAAAGCCATTGATCAGAAGGAAAGCAGGCTTGCGAAGGAAGAAGCCGTACTACAGGAGGTACGGAACCGGATATATAAAATGATGGAACAGTACCGGTCCCATCCGGATTTTGAGAAATACGAGGCATACCGGGACAAGGGGATCAACCTGACCAGACTGACGGAAGAGGAGATGCGAACACTCCGGAAGGACCTTCAGCTGATCTTCCAGGACCCTTATTCTTCCCTGAATCCCAGGATGACAGTGGGGCAGATTATAACAGAAGGCCTGCTGGCTCATAAGATGTTTCACAGAAATGATAAAAAGCTGCAGGGTTATGTGATGGATACCATGGAGAAATGCGGGCTGGCTCCCTATTTCATTCATCGTTATCCCCATCAGTTTTCCGGCGGTCAGAGACAGCGTATCGGCATTGCCCGGTCCGTCGCCCTGAATCCGAAATTCATTGTATGTGATGAAGCCGTATCTGCGCTGGATGTATCCATACAATCCCAGATTATCAACCTGCTTCTTGATCTGAAAGAGCGGCAAAATCTGACCTATCTGTTTATCTCCCATGATCTCAGCGTCATCAAGTATATCAGTGATCGGGTCGGGGTGATGTATCTGGGCAATATTGTTGAACTGGCGGAAACGAAGGAACTATATGATGCGCCCATGCATCCCTATACGGAAGCGCTGCTTTCTGCCATCCCAACCACGGATATAGAAGATAAAAAGAAAGATGTTATTCTGGAAGGAGATATACCAAGTCCCATTCATCCCCCGGCAGGCTGTAAATTTCATACCCGATGCCGGTATGCAACAGAAATTTGCAGCAAAAGGGTACCTGAAATGAAAGAAGCAAGGCCAGGCCATTTTGTGGCGTGCCATCACCGTCTGAATCAGGGAAATGGATGA
- a CDS encoding 2-hydroxyacyl-CoA dehydratase — protein sequence MSKLEYAKDGRLLFTKEMKEEYTILMPMMLPIHFTFLKNILDKFGYHMELLRTTHPQIINEGLQNVHNDTCYPALLVIGQLLDAIQSGKYDIDRIALIITQTGGGCRASNYIYLLRKALKKNGLEKIPVVSFNMNGMEKNPGFQITPGMLVQLVYAVLYGDILMLVSNQVRPYEVHTGAADRLTEKWIQKLSRELSGKSILNNKQVKKNMDQIAAEFASIPVQDKKKIRVGIVGEIYMQYSPLGNNNLEEFLLKEDTEVEIPGLLNFVLYSCDNGVTDAKLYGGHKAAATLNFILKKFLEKMQNMMREAVRTQKRFRVPASFEHIKSLVSGYISTGAKMGEGWLLTAEMLGMVTSGVENIVCTQPFGCLPNHIVGKGMIRKIRENHPNANIVAIDYDPSATRINQENRIKLMLSTAKLNFANPG from the coding sequence ATGAGTAAACTGGAATATGCAAAAGACGGCAGACTGCTGTTTACAAAGGAAATGAAAGAGGAATACACCATCCTGATGCCGATGATGCTTCCCATTCACTTTACTTTTTTGAAAAATATATTGGACAAGTTCGGCTATCATATGGAATTGCTGCGCACTACCCATCCGCAGATTATAAACGAAGGGCTTCAGAATGTTCATAATGATACCTGCTATCCTGCCCTTCTGGTCATTGGACAGTTGCTGGATGCCATTCAGAGCGGAAAATATGACATTGACCGGATCGCCCTCATTATTACCCAAACCGGAGGCGGCTGCCGGGCATCCAACTACATCTATCTGCTTCGAAAGGCCCTGAAAAAGAACGGTTTGGAAAAGATACCAGTGGTTTCCTTCAATATGAATGGTATGGAAAAAAATCCCGGATTTCAGATCACACCGGGAATGCTGGTTCAGCTGGTCTATGCTGTTCTTTATGGAGACATTCTCATGTTGGTTTCCAATCAGGTCCGCCCCTACGAAGTTCATACAGGGGCTGCTGACCGGCTGACCGAAAAATGGATTCAGAAACTAAGCCGTGAGCTCAGCGGAAAAAGCATTCTGAACAACAAACAAGTAAAAAAGAATATGGATCAAATTGCGGCCGAGTTTGCATCTATCCCCGTTCAGGATAAAAAAAAGATCCGTGTGGGCATCGTGGGGGAAATCTATATGCAGTATTCTCCCCTGGGAAACAATAATCTGGAGGAATTTCTTCTGAAGGAAGACACGGAAGTGGAAATCCCGGGGCTCCTCAATTTTGTCCTCTACAGCTGCGACAATGGAGTGACCGATGCAAAACTGTATGGCGGTCACAAAGCAGCTGCCACCCTGAATTTTATTCTGAAAAAATTCCTGGAAAAAATGCAGAACATGATGAGGGAAGCGGTCCGGACCCAAAAGCGTTTCCGGGTGCCGGCTTCCTTTGAACACATCAAATCCCTGGTCTCCGGTTATATCTCAACCGGCGCCAAAATGGGGGAAGGCTGGCTTCTGACAGCTGAAATGCTGGGGATGGTAACGTCCGGCGTGGAGAATATCGTCTGCACCCAGCCCTTTGGCTGCCTGCCAAACCATATCGTCGGAAAGGGAATGATCCGTAAAATCAGGGAAAACCATCCCAATGCCAACATCGTAGCCATCGATTATGACCCGAGTGCGACGCGGATCAATCAGGAGAACCGCATCAAGCTCATGCTGTCCACCGCCAAATTGAACTTCGCCAATCCTGGCTGA
- a CDS encoding acyl-CoA dehydratase activase-related protein produces MNCFIGIDIGSTTVKVVVLDEKSNIIYKHYGRHYAQVRENTMQILKGLDDLLEGNRLKVAITGSAGLGLSRDARLEFVQEVFSTQIAVENFQENVDAVIELGGEDAKILFLTGGIEERMNGSCAGGTGAFIDQMASLLNVSLEELDKLSAGHQKIYNIASRCGVFAKSDIQPLLNQGANKSDIAASIYQAVVDQTIAGLAQGREIKGKVAFLGGPLTFQKGLQERFVDTLSLDDEHALFPDNAEYYVALGAALYSKNTATMDYEELMDQLSGAQYNRSAIQCAPPLFDSPEDYQAFYARHSKDRVDHLDIRTWQGDAYLGIDAGSTTIKLVLITPDGDILYDFYQSNYGEPIPLVKEQLKNIYRLCGDRIRIRAAASTGYGEELIRNAFHLDGNIVETVAHYFAARFYDPQVDFILDIGGQDIKCMKIKNNAIDSIMLNEACSSGCGSFIDTFSQALGYSISEFSKLGLFAEHPVDLGSRCTVFMNSSVKQAQKDGADIKDISAGLAMSIIKNALYKVIRISSPDKLGNHIVVQGGTFLNDAILRSFEQETGKQVTRPPIAGLMGAFGAALHAKDLGREHSNVLGPAELAAFTHTSKAATCNGCTNHCKLTINLFSGKERYISGNRCDRPLGKKKKTELPNAYRFKLERLKKYQPGKEAPLGRIGIPMGLNMYENLPFWHTLLSEMGFEVVLSGPTTRKTYTKGQHTIPSDTVCYPAKLMHGHIEQLLEKGVSTIFYPCMTYNFDEHAGDNHYNCPVVAYYPELIKANISALEQINFLNPYFSLSSPKKFVKKAGRYFKKEFGVPEKITKAATEKAYAEYSHYQEDVRSYGKKALEFAEKNGYQVIVLAGRPYHIDPEINHGMDQLINSLGLVVVSEDSISYLEEKEKMDVLNQWTYHSRLYAAAKYVTRHRNMQLVQLVSFGCGLDAITTDEVRRILEDGSRLYTQIKIDEISNLGAARIRLRSLIAAVSL; encoded by the coding sequence ATGAACTGCTTCATCGGGATTGACATCGGTTCCACCACAGTCAAGGTCGTTGTATTGGATGAAAAAAGCAATATCATATACAAGCATTACGGAAGGCATTACGCACAGGTCCGGGAAAATACCATGCAGATTCTCAAAGGTCTTGATGATCTGCTGGAAGGGAACCGTCTGAAGGTCGCCATCACAGGATCTGCCGGACTGGGATTGTCCAGGGATGCCCGGCTGGAATTTGTTCAGGAGGTTTTTTCCACCCAGATAGCCGTGGAAAACTTTCAGGAAAACGTGGATGCTGTCATCGAGTTGGGCGGAGAAGACGCAAAGATCCTTTTCCTGACCGGAGGAATTGAAGAGAGAATGAATGGCAGCTGCGCAGGCGGCACAGGAGCCTTCATCGATCAGATGGCTTCCCTGCTGAATGTATCCCTGGAGGAATTGGACAAACTGAGCGCCGGGCATCAAAAGATTTACAATATCGCATCCCGCTGCGGTGTTTTTGCCAAATCCGACATACAGCCCCTGCTGAATCAGGGAGCCAATAAATCCGATATCGCTGCCAGCATCTATCAGGCCGTTGTGGATCAGACCATTGCCGGTTTGGCCCAGGGACGTGAGATCAAGGGAAAAGTCGCTTTTCTGGGCGGCCCCCTGACTTTTCAAAAGGGCCTGCAGGAGCGCTTTGTCGATACCCTGTCCCTGGATGACGAACACGCCCTGTTTCCGGACAATGCAGAGTACTATGTTGCGCTGGGCGCTGCTCTGTATAGTAAAAACACCGCCACCATGGATTACGAAGAGCTCATGGATCAGCTTTCCGGGGCGCAGTACAACCGGAGTGCCATCCAATGCGCCCCTCCCCTGTTTGATTCCCCGGAAGATTATCAGGCATTCTATGCCCGTCACAGCAAGGACAGGGTGGACCACCTTGATATCCGGACATGGCAGGGAGACGCCTATCTAGGCATCGATGCCGGTTCCACCACCATCAAGCTGGTTTTGATCACACCGGACGGTGACATCCTGTATGATTTCTATCAGTCCAATTATGGGGAACCGATTCCCCTGGTAAAGGAACAACTGAAAAACATTTACCGTCTCTGCGGGGACCGGATCCGGATCCGTGCTGCCGCCTCCACCGGTTATGGGGAAGAGCTGATCCGAAATGCCTTCCATCTGGACGGAAACATCGTCGAAACCGTTGCCCATTATTTTGCCGCCCGATTCTATGATCCACAGGTGGATTTTATCCTGGATATCGGCGGACAGGACATCAAATGCATGAAAATAAAAAACAACGCCATTGATTCCATTATGCTGAACGAAGCCTGCTCCTCCGGCTGCGGTTCCTTTATCGATACCTTTTCCCAGGCGCTGGGATATTCGATTTCCGAATTTTCAAAACTGGGCCTGTTTGCAGAGCATCCGGTGGATCTCGGATCGCGCTGCACCGTATTCATGAATTCCTCCGTGAAACAGGCCCAGAAAGACGGTGCGGATATAAAGGATATTTCCGCCGGCCTGGCCATGAGCATTATTAAAAATGCATTGTACAAGGTGATCCGTATTTCCTCTCCGGATAAGCTGGGCAACCATATTGTAGTGCAGGGAGGGACTTTCCTGAACGATGCCATCCTCCGCAGCTTTGAGCAGGAGACCGGAAAGCAGGTAACCCGGCCGCCCATTGCCGGATTGATGGGAGCCTTTGGCGCCGCCCTCCATGCAAAGGATCTGGGCAGAGAACATTCCAATGTCCTGGGTCCGGCGGAGCTTGCCGCATTCACCCATACCTCAAAGGCCGCCACCTGCAACGGCTGTACCAATCACTGCAAGCTTACCATCAATCTCTTCAGCGGAAAGGAACGATATATTTCCGGAAACCGGTGCGACCGGCCTCTTGGAAAGAAAAAGAAAACCGAGCTGCCCAATGCCTATCGGTTTAAGCTGGAGCGTCTGAAGAAATATCAGCCCGGAAAAGAAGCGCCTCTTGGCAGGATTGGCATTCCCATGGGATTGAATATGTACGAAAATCTCCCGTTCTGGCATACCCTGCTGTCGGAGATGGGATTTGAAGTCGTACTTTCCGGTCCCACCACCCGTAAAACCTATACAAAAGGACAGCATACCATTCCGTCCGATACGGTATGCTACCCTGCCAAACTGATGCACGGACACATTGAACAGCTGCTGGAGAAGGGAGTTTCCACGATTTTCTATCCATGCATGACGTATAACTTTGATGAACATGCAGGAGACAATCACTACAACTGCCCGGTCGTCGCCTACTACCCGGAGCTGATCAAGGCAAATATCTCCGCTTTGGAACAGATCAACTTCCTGAATCCTTATTTTTCGTTGTCAAGTCCGAAAAAATTTGTAAAAAAAGCCGGCCGGTATTTCAAAAAGGAATTTGGAGTGCCGGAAAAGATTACAAAGGCAGCAACCGAAAAGGCATATGCAGAATATTCCCACTACCAGGAAGATGTTCGTTCCTACGGGAAAAAAGCGCTGGAGTTCGCAGAAAAGAATGGTTACCAGGTGATTGTCCTGGCAGGAAGGCCGTATCACATTGATCCGGAAATCAATCATGGCATGGATCAGCTGATCAATTCCCTGGGATTGGTGGTCGTATCGGAGGATTCCATCAGCTACCTGGAAGAAAAGGAAAAGATGGATGTCCTGAATCAGTGGACCTATCACTCCAGGCTGTATGCCGCTGCAAAGTATGTAACCCGGCACCGCAATATGCAGCTGGTGCAGCTGGTTTCCTTCGGCTGCGGGCTGGACGCCATTACCACCGATGAAGTGCGCAGGATCCTGGAGGATGGATCCCGGCTTTATACCCAGATCAAAATTGATGAAATCAGTAATCTCGGAGCTGCCCGGATCCGTCTGCGCAGTCTGATTGCAGCTGTTTCATTATAA